In Amblyraja radiata isolate CabotCenter1 chromosome 30, sAmbRad1.1.pri, whole genome shotgun sequence, a single window of DNA contains:
- the LOC116990177 gene encoding beta-2-microglobulin-like — protein sequence MLRSLILLSMGLLSAANPSLPQVLVYTFKPLENGETNTLLCHAKEFNPPNIKLQLFADGNPYSDANQTDLSFESNWKFKLTTFIEIIPRDDVEYSCHVTHMGKTNIYKLDSF from the exons ATGTTGCGCTCTCTCATCCTGCTCTCGATGGGGCTGCTCTCCGCGGCGA ATCCAAGTCTGCCACAGGTCTTGGTGTACACCTTCAAACCCTTGGAGAATGGTGAGACCAACACCCTCCTCTGCCATGCTAAAGAATTCAACCCACCGAACATCAAGCTGCAACTGTTTGCGGATGGCAACCCTTATTCTGACGCAAACCAAACTGATCTTAGCTTTGAGTCAAACTGGAAATTCAAATTGACCACGTTCATCGAAATAATTCCCAGGGATGATGTGGAGTATTCCTGCCACGTGACGCACATGGGTAAAACCAATATCTACAAACTGG ATTCCTTCTAG